From the Spiroplasma chrysopicola DF-1 genome, one window contains:
- the nagA gene encoding N-acetylglucosamine-6-phosphate deacetylase, with protein sequence MMILKNAKIVLLDEIIDLGWIEVEGQKIKTINQGVTELDGLDCSNLTIMPGYIDCHVHGGYGYNFEQGTIDSFVNFAKNVTKEGITRYCQGTVTGAVSNLEKILTVYAEFMAKHNNGPQARQIGAHLEGPFISPVFKGAHEETLLLKPDVDVMKKLVGASNDNIRIVTYAPELQDGSFTKYLLEQKIVPSMGHSAATFKDVEQEVSIGANHFTHLHNGMSRYDHRNPGMINAGLYFDEILCELITDGIHNDLNVVKEVYKIKGADHICIITDAMTAKGMPDGPYKLGGLDVVKKGQTVTLLNGVLAGSAATYDYCVKNMYKVTNCSLIELTKMTSINVAKQFGLFAETGSITVGKYADFTIVDGQLNVKATIVEGQIVYDNL encoded by the coding sequence ATGATGATATTAAAAAATGCTAAAATAGTTTTATTAGATGAAATTATTGATTTGGGATGAATTGAAGTAGAAGGACAAAAAATAAAAACAATTAATCAGGGGGTAACCGAACTTGATGGTTTAGATTGTAGTAATTTAACAATTATGCCTGGTTATATTGATTGCCATGTTCATGGTGGTTATGGTTATAATTTTGAACAAGGAACAATTGATAGTTTTGTTAATTTTGCTAAAAATGTTACAAAAGAAGGAATTACTCGTTATTGTCAAGGGACAGTAACAGGAGCAGTTAGCAATTTAGAAAAAATTTTAACAGTTTATGCCGAATTTATGGCAAAACATAATAATGGTCCCCAAGCACGCCAAATTGGTGCCCATTTAGAAGGACCATTTATTTCTCCAGTTTTTAAAGGAGCCCATGAAGAAACATTATTATTAAAACCAGATGTTGATGTTATGAAAAAATTAGTGGGGGCATCAAATGATAATATTCGGATTGTAACTTATGCCCCAGAATTGCAAGATGGTAGTTTTACGAAATATTTATTAGAACAAAAAATTGTTCCATCAATGGGGCACTCAGCTGCGACTTTTAAAGATGTTGAACAAGAAGTTAGCATTGGGGCAAATCATTTTACCCATTTACATAATGGGATGAGTCGTTATGATCATCGTAATCCCGGAATGATTAATGCGGGGTTATATTTTGACGAAATTCTTTGTGAACTAATTACGGATGGGATTCATAATGATTTAAATGTTGTCAAAGAGGTTTATAAAATCAAAGGGGCTGATCATATTTGTATTATTACCGATGCAATGACAGCAAAAGGAATGCCAGATGGCCCTTATAAATTAGGGGGCTTAGATGTTGTTAAAAAAGGACAAACTGTAACATTATTAAATGGGGTTTTAGCAGGGTCAGCTGCGACTTATGACTATTGTGTAAAAAATATGTATAAGGTAACCAATTGTTCATTAATTGAATTAACTAAAATGACAAGTATTAATGTTGCGAAACAATTTGGTCTTTTTGCCGAAACAGGATCAATTACTGTTGGCAAATATGCTGATTTTACAATTGTTGATGGGCAATTAAATGTTAAAGCAACAATTGTGGAAGGTCAAATTGTCTACGATAATTTATAG
- a CDS encoding DeoR/GlpR family DNA-binding transcription regulator — protein sequence MHKIERQKILLDFLKQKTFYNMNDVKDYMNSHHVPYITLRRDLKELEEQGIINLSYGGINVLNNINQNEETRQTKANLNTNLKNTLAKTAQQLVKENDVIFVGAGTTCEAFVKLITKEVKVITNSWYVYKLARENCYINEVILLGGKYRDQSGAFIGSFTEKTLKIENFSKSFISVNAIDFNGNLYNNNEQESHLETLALNSAHAKVILADSTKFNVIGYDNFYHAKDVDWIITDQTVAIVEELQPKIKY from the coding sequence ATGCATAAAATTGAGCGCCAAAAAATATTATTAGATTTTTTAAAACAAAAAACATTTTATAATATGAATGATGTCAAAGATTATATGAATTCCCACCATGTTCCTTATATTACTTTACGCCGCGATTTAAAAGAATTAGAAGAACAGGGAATTATTAATTTATCATATGGGGGAATTAATGTTTTAAACAATATTAATCAAAATGAAGAAACACGCCAGACAAAGGCTAATTTAAATACTAATCTTAAAAATACTTTAGCAAAAACAGCCCAGCAGTTAGTCAAAGAAAATGATGTTATTTTTGTTGGGGCGGGAACAACTTGTGAAGCCTTTGTTAAATTAATTACAAAAGAAGTTAAAGTGATTACAAATTCATGGTATGTTTATAAACTAGCCCGTGAAAATTGTTATATTAATGAAGTAATTTTGCTAGGGGGAAAATATCGCGATCAATCAGGAGCTTTTATTGGTAGTTTTACCGAAAAAACTTTAAAAATTGAAAATTTTTCAAAAAGCTTTATTTCTGTTAATGCAATTGATTTTAATGGCAATTTGTATAATAATAATGAACAGGAGTCACATTTAGAAACATTAGCCTTAAATTCGGCCCATGCAAAGGTTATTTTAGCTGATAGTACAAAATTCAATGTAATTGGCTATGATAATTTTTATCACGCCAAAGATGTTGACTGAATTATCACTGATCAAACTGTTGCAATTGTGGAAGAATTACAACCAAAAATAAAATATTAG